The genome window GTGTTTTCCAGTGACAGATTATGCATGACTACACGGCAATCTTTACTTCCTCTCAGAAGTTTTCTACAGCACTTCATCATCTCATACGTTACTGATCTTTATTCCAAGTCAAACACACTGTACATtgtgattcatttattttcttttagcaGGAAATTGTCTCTGATTTCATGAAGATTGTTCCAGGCTTTTGTGCAATtccctgcaaaaaaataaaataaaaataacacattagaGGACTGATTTCTGTCATATCTTTGTAATTAAATTCTCTGAGatgctcagcagtgaatgggtgccgtcagaacattTGGAGAAGACAGAAGATGAAACAAATcatgagtctataatccataataacacttcctccagtgaaaaagtgttctggtctgaatcaggagagaaatctgcacagatcaagcagcgtttaaacagatctaaactaatctgtgagagacaacaggaggcGGCCCCAGTGACGTGTCCCTACCAACATCCCAAACTGTCCCTAGCAATTttgttaaaacaattaaatatatgtatattgttcatATTACCTAAATTACAGTTTTATGTAAAACAGTGCGCTTTCAAGGAGTTCACCGGAGGAACGGTCCGAAACATTTCATATAGAAGTTCACTTCAGGATATAACAAAGTTGCATAGATGAGTTTGAAGTTTTGAAGGTGTTTCACAAAACAGAGCAAACGGAAAGAGAAAGCACAATCTATGGCTATTATTATCTCCCTAAATAAAGCaaactgacagaaaaaaatatatcgtCCAGACAAAGTCATGAACATTAACAATGatttgggacaaatataatgtgattttatggtaaattatatatatatatatatatatatatatatatatatatatatatatatatatatatatatatatatatatatgtgtgtgtgtgtgtgtgtatatatatatatatatatatatatatatatatatatatatatatatatatatatatgatataatatatatattcatatatgtgtgtgtgtgtgtgtgtgtgtgtgtgtgtgtgtgtgtgtgtgtgtgtaagtggcaCTCTGTGGTGATGCAGGATTTGGAACAGCAGAcaaactttaactttttttaacatgttgtTTAATACATCAAATGTTAGCTGAAATATCcacaaaatagaaaaacaacactgaaataagAGTGTGTGGTTCGCTCAGATGAAATGTTGTGCTATTACAGCAGagtaatttcttttctttttttagaatggGACCAGTTTGATTAATATTGAAATAAAGTGATGCAGTCTGATGCAGATGTTGCTGGTTCACAAAACAACAACTGTGTAATTATTGTCtgttatatatactttaaaaactgCTTAGGAGTTATGAATATGTCGGCAAACATAAGCTGTAATGGAAGACTTTAGGTGACATGAAGCTGTGATCAAAGGTCTAACACAACAGCGAAAATGACTGGGTATTCTGGTCGGGGCACTTTACTTTATGGAATGTTCCATTACTGTAAGAAAGCTGTGTTTAGATGTTAGTGTAGCTGTGTGAGGTCTGGTCTGCTACAGGTGGCGGCAGTGCTCGAGCTGCTCAGCGCAGAGATACCGTGACGTCATCAGGCCTGCGCCGGGGCTGCGGaggatcgagagagagagagagaggattccAGCGACATCTATAGATTAATGTCGGATATAAAGCGTGATGATTCATGTGAGGTATATTGCTGCGTAATTCATGAAACGCATGCCTCCTCACGTGACAGATTAATATACTTCCCCATTGATATCGCGCAGAGAGACTTCCTAATATCTGCACACTTCTGTAAAGATGGAGTTtgttaaagaggagagagaagCAGAAACATGCAGCGAGAAAGAGGAAGAACCCGAGGAGCAGAGAGGTGAGTGATGATTATTCATTCTTCATTAATAACAGAGTTCAAGGGACAAAGCTTGGACAGCCAAAATGCCATAAAATACGACAAatctcagtaaaaaaaataaataaatatatatatctaatgaATTATACAATAAGCCGTTTAATAAATCTTATGAATCACGTCAGTTTGGGCTGAGAAATTAATCCCTCTAAAGATAATTTAATGTCTTTATTGTGTGAAATTACAAAAAGtaactttagaaataaatattttgattcaaCATAATTAGGTTTTTATTAAACACtgaaatattaaattgatttgtTTTAGAAAATTAACTGGTTGATAATAGGGGCAGGTGCATTAAAtgtgttaattattttaacatgttattttttACACGTTAAATTGACACTAGTTATTATAGTATAGTTACATATCACCTGATCACATCACCAGCACATTAAATATTCCTCTATTTGAGATTTGTGGTATTTTCGGCCTGCCATATTTGTTGCACTCATtgtttttgtcattcattttagaCCTGACGGAAGAGAAAGGTGAAGGTGAAGAACCGAGTGAGGTGACGGAGAAGCAGCAGAGTCAGGAAAAGTCTTCTAGTTCCTCAGACTCTGAAGAGAACGTTTCACAAAAGAGAGCGGACGCTAAAGGCTCGTTctcctgctctcagtgtggaaagagcttcactCGTAAAGGACACCTGGAGGTTCACATGGTGATCCACACGGGAGAGAGACCATACACCTGTCCTCAGTGCGCCAAGAGCTTCACCTGCAAAGGAAGCCTGAAGGATCACTTCaagatccacaccggagagagACCTTTCAGCTGTCCTCAGTGCGGAAAGAGCTTCACAAACTCTGGAGGACTGAAGAGGCATGTTcggatccacaccggagagagACCGTTCACGTGCCGTCAGTGTGCGAAGAGCTTCCCGAGCTCAGGAGAGCTGAAGAGACACATACGGATTCACTCGCGAGAGAGACCTTACAGCTGCCCTCAGTGCGGAAAGAGCTACAAACAGAAGGAGGTTCTGAGGGAACACGCCAAAATCCACTcgggagagaagcctttcacgtGCATGCTGTGCAGGAAGAGCTTCACACAGCAGAGCACGCTCAAAGTTCACATGAAGGTCCATTCAGGAGAGAAGCTACACCAGTGTCCTGAATGCGGCAGGAGGTTTTCAGAGGCCTGCAATCTCAAAACTCACCTGCTCTCTCACACCGGAGAGAGACCCTTTCACTGTCAGCGCTGCGACAAGAAGTTTTTCCTGGCCGTGCACCTCAAAACACACATGAGGATCCACGAGGACGAGCGGCGATACGTGTGTTCATTCTGCGGGAAGAGCTTTCTGTGGCTGCACGGGTTTAAAGACCATCAGAAAACTCATATGGGCGAGAAACCCTACGAGTGTCAGGACTGTGGGAAGACCTTCGCTAGAGCCGCCGAGCTGAAAGTGCATGAAcggatccacaccggagagaaaccctACAAGTGTTCCCACTGTGAGAAGAGCTTCACTCAGTCGTCAGGACTGAAAGTGCACGAGAGagtccacaccggagagaaaccatacCTCTGTCCTTCCTGCGGGAAGACCTTCAGCCGATACGGGAGTctgggaaaacatttaaaaaaggctTGTCCAAAGCTGAAGAAGTGAACTTGGATGGATTTTAACCCGGACAAATGACCATTTAGGACTTTCAAGGGAACTGCCACATTTCATATTAGTGACTAGCGTTTTATTTGCATGTGGTTGCATTAAACTCTAAAGACATCACTTACTTTTCTAATGTCTCTAAATGTATTTCTGTTGATCGTAGCTCATCCGTGCTGAAAGTGATTTCAGTGTACTGTAAAATCAATCAAGTGTGAATGTGTGCTAGTTAATGCTGGACTGGGTTACATTAATCATGTGAATAAATCACTTATAGACAGATAAACACATCAGCTGTGTAGTTCTAGTGCTTCTGACCGTGTATGAAATCATCAGCACGAGAAAGTCGCACCGAGAGAACACATCTACTTCTAgatacatttttgtaacattttatcttATGTGATGAAACTGTTGATTGCTGTTTCAATCAAAgcattatatgttgttgttggTGTATACCGAACCTGTTTTACAGTAACACTACGATCCAGATGTGTGTTAGTTTGGTGTTCACTCCTCCAGACGAGGTTCAGGTCTGAAGCTGAAGCAGAAACATCATCTGTCTGCTCATGTGTTTCCTCTCAGTCCTGTCGCTCATCTCCTCATGTCCTCTTTTAGATTCGTTTGTCTTTCCGTTCTGCTGTCAGTGGTTTGTGTTCATGAATGTCGCCCGCCTTCCAACCTTTGCTCTTAATTGTCTGTGTTAAAGTATCAGACCGTCACTTTATTAAAATGAAGAATATGAATTCCAGAAGTGTCTGTAAGCCTGATCTGTTGCAAACCAAACCTTGCTCTGGAGTTGACTGATGTGGGGATTCTCTTCAGGCTGTGAGGTATAATAACAGGAATTTAAAGCTGA of Carassius gibelio isolate Cgi1373 ecotype wild population from Czech Republic chromosome A2, carGib1.2-hapl.c, whole genome shotgun sequence contains these proteins:
- the LOC128022162 gene encoding gastrula zinc finger protein XlCGF57.1-like; the protein is MEFVKEEREAETCSEKEEEPEEQRDLTEEKGEGEEPSEVTEKQQSQEKSSSSSDSEENVSQKRADAKGSFSCSQCGKSFTRKGHLEVHMVIHTGERPYTCPQCAKSFTCKGSLKDHFKIHTGERPFSCPQCGKSFTNSGGLKRHVRIHTGERPFTCRQCAKSFPSSGELKRHIRIHSRERPYSCPQCGKSYKQKEVLREHAKIHSGEKPFTCMLCRKSFTQQSTLKVHMKVHSGEKLHQCPECGRRFSEACNLKTHLLSHTGERPFHCQRCDKKFFLAVHLKTHMRIHEDERRYVCSFCGKSFLWLHGFKDHQKTHMGEKPYECQDCGKTFARAAELKVHERIHTGEKPYKCSHCEKSFTQSSGLKVHERVHTGEKPYLCPSCGKTFSRYGSLGKHLKKACPKLKK